A section of the Deinococcus aerolatus genome encodes:
- a CDS encoding ABC transporter permease: MTTTLSKTPASARRRLPAPLRRFLSNRLAVIGLFVLLVFAVSALLAPWVAPFDPAQIFFSDLRAAPGAAHIFGADELGRDIFSRVVYGARVSLSAGLISVTLALVFGGGIGLVAGYVGGWVDDVLMRVVDALLALPFLVLAIALAAILGPSLQNTMIAIAIVTAPAFARITRGEVLSQRERDYVQAAQALGAGDGRLITRHLLPNISGALIVQTSLAIANAILAEASLSFLGLGIQPPAPSWGSMLNAARGYLTDAPWMAVFPGFAIFLAVLAFNLIGDGLREALDPRSHKS, from the coding sequence ATGACCACAACCCTTTCCAAGACGCCGGCCTCCGCCAGGCGGCGGCTGCCGGCCCCCCTGCGCCGCTTTCTGAGCAACCGGCTGGCGGTCATCGGCCTGTTCGTGCTGCTGGTGTTCGCCGTCTCGGCGCTGCTGGCACCCTGGGTGGCCCCGTTTGACCCGGCGCAGATCTTCTTCTCGGACCTGCGGGCAGCGCCCGGCGCCGCGCACATCTTCGGGGCCGACGAGCTGGGGCGCGACATCTTCTCGCGGGTGGTGTACGGGGCGAGGGTCTCGCTGAGCGCCGGCCTGATCTCAGTGACGCTGGCGCTGGTCTTCGGCGGCGGCATCGGCCTTGTTGCCGGCTACGTCGGCGGCTGGGTGGACGACGTGCTTATGCGGGTGGTGGACGCGCTGCTGGCGCTGCCGTTCCTGGTGCTGGCCATTGCGCTGGCGGCCATTCTCGGCCCCAGCCTGCAGAACACCATGATCGCCATCGCCATCGTGACCGCCCCGGCCTTTGCCCGCATCACGCGCGGCGAGGTGCTGTCACAGCGCGAGCGCGATTACGTCCAGGCCGCGCAGGCGCTGGGCGCGGGCGACGGCCGCCTGATCACCCGCCACCTGCTGCCCAACATCAGCGGCGCGCTGATCGTGCAGACCTCGCTGGCCATCGCCAACGCGATTCTGGCCGAGGCCAGCCTGTCGTTCCTGGGCCTGGGCATTCAGCCGCCCGCACCCAGCTGGGGCTCGATGCTCAATGCTGCCCGCGGCTACCTGACCGACGCGCCGTGGATGGCCGTGTTTCCCGGCTTCGCCATCTTCCTGGCCGTGCTGGCCTTCAACCTGATCGGCGACGGCCTGCGCGAGGCGCTGGATCCGCGCAGCCACAAATCCTGA